A single genomic interval of Oryzias latipes chromosome 3, ASM223467v1 harbors:
- the lrrc4c gene encoding leucine-rich repeat-containing protein 4C — MPNTMISSLQHQTMRGHRLKGALSNPLFVLLLALHILVVAGLVRAQTCPSVCSCSNQFSKVICTRRSLRDVPDGISTNTRYLNLQDNLIQVIKVDSFKHLRHLEILQLSKNHIRSIEIGAFNGLASLNTLELFDNRLTTIPNGAFEYLSKLKELWLRNNPIESIPSYAFNRVPSLRRLDLGELKRLSYISELAFKDLSNLRYLNLGMCNLKEIPNIIPLVKLEELEMSGNQLTVIKPSSFTGLANLQKLWMMHSQVQTIERNSFDDLQSLVELNLAHNNLTFLPHDLFTPLHHLERVHLHHNPWNCNCDILWLSWWLKETVPANTSCCARCHTPSVFKGRYIGELDHSYFQCDVPVIVEPPSDLNVTEGMGAELKCRTNSMTSISWLTPNGSMVTHGAYKVRLSVLNDGTLNFTSVTMQDTGTYTCMVSNTAGNISASAVLNVTSVENNGVTYFTTVTVETIETPGEDSQTPLPPFGWVSSSTTKGPPVSTRTTEWTYIIPVTSTDGEGALNGLDEVMKTTKIIIGCFVAITLMAAVLLVIFYKMRKQHNQQDPDGPASSMEVITVEEELAGVAAMERHLSLPPLEHYNHYNTYKSTYHHAPMLSTIHSSATQEPLLIQACSKDNVQETQI, encoded by the coding sequence ATGCCGAACACAATGATTTCCTCCCTCCAGCATCAGACAATGAGAGGTCATAGACTGAAGGGGGCATTGTCGAACCCCCTTTTCGTGCTGCTTTTGGCCCTTCACATCCTGGTGGTGGCTGGGTTAGTCCGCGCTCAGACTTGCCCTTCAGTCTGTTCATGCAGCAACCAATTTAGTAAAGTCATATGTACTCGCCGGAGTCTACGGGATGTCCCAGATGGCATTTCTACCAACACCCGCTACCTGAACCTTCAGGATAATCTCATTCAGGTCATCAAGGTAGACAGTTTCAAGCATCTACGTCATCTGGAAATTCTGCAGCTCAGTAAGAATCACATTCGCAGCATTGAAATTGGCGCCTTCAATGGCCTCGCCAGTCTCAACACTTTGGAACTTTTTGACAACCGGCTAACGACAATCCCTAATGGAGCATTTGAGTACTTGTCTAAGCTGAAGGAATTGTGGCTACGAAACAACCCCATTGAAAGTATACCATCTTATGCCTTCAATCGAGTTCCATCGCTTCGGAGGTTAGATCTTGGTGAGCTCAAACGTCTGTCCTACATTTCTGAGTTGGCTTTTAAGGACTTGAGCAACCTGCGCTACCTAAACCTGGGAATGTGCAACCTTAAGGAAATACCTAACATCATACCTTTAGTTAAGCTGGAAGAGCTGGAAATGTCCGGAAACCAACTCACTGTAATAAAGCCCAGTTCGTTCACAGGGCTAGCCAATCTCCAGAAGCTGTGGATGATGCACTCCCAGGTCCAAACCATTGAGAGGAATTCCTTTGATGATCTTCAATCACTGGTGGAGCTCAACCTGGCTCACAACAACCTCACCTTTCTACCACATGACCTCTTCACACCATTGCACCACCTGGAGAGAGTCCATCTCCATCACAACCCTTGGAACTGCAACTGTGATATTCTGTGGCTCAGCTGGTGGCTCAAGGAAACTGTACCTGCCAATACCAGCTGCTGTGCACGCTGCCACACTCCTTCGGTCTTTAAAGGTCGCTACATCGGGGAGCTGGACCATAGCTACTTTCAGTGTGATGTTCCTGTTATTGTGGAGCCACCCAGCGACTTGAATGTGACAGAAGGCATGGGAGCCGAGCTAAAATGCCGTACAAACTCCATGACCTCCATCAGCTGGCTCACACCAAATGGCTCTATGGTGACACACGGAGCCTATAAAGTACGTTTGTCTGTACTCAATGATGGGACGCTGAACTTCACCAGCGTCACAATGCAGGACACTGGGACCTACACCTGCATGGTTAGCAACACAGCGGGCAacatttctgcttctgctgtgCTTAATGTCACTTCTGTGGAAAACAACGGGGTGACCTATTTCACCACAGTCACCGTGGAGACCATTGAAACTCCTGGGGAGGATAGCCAAACACCACTTCCCCCATTTGGATGGGTGTCATCCTCCACTACAAAGGGTCCTCCTGTTTCAACAAGGACCACAGAGTGGACTTACATCATTCCGGTTACTTCTACGGACGGAGAGGGAGCCCTGAACGGCCTGGATGAGGTCATGAAAACGACCAAGATCATCATCGGCTGTTTTGTGGCCATCACACTGATGGCCGCAGTTCTGCTGGTTATTTTCTACAAGATGAGGAAGCAGCATAACCAGCAGGACCCGGATGGTCCCGCCTCCTCCATGGAGGTCATTACTGTTGAAGAAGAGCTTGCAGgtgttgctgcaatggagagACACCTATCGCTGCCCCCTTTGGAGCACTACAACCACTACAATACATACAAGAGCACTTATCACCACGCTCCTATGCTCAGTACCATACACAGCTCAGCCACACAGGAACCGTTACTGATTCAAGCCTGCTCGAAAGACAATGTGCAAGAGACCCAAATCTGA